In Zea mays cultivar B73 chromosome 7, Zm-B73-REFERENCE-NAM-5.0, whole genome shotgun sequence, the following proteins share a genomic window:
- the LOC100281267 gene encoding uncharacterized LOC100281267, which yields MEFDLLNYSPEAQLELMTTMLQLEQLTALDGHQFPTMAPVSPPISPMQTHHAGHSLSPPPHMSATTTTTTTGYPEQYTPAAAVYGATATGLEHLQDYVLSPPGGDCGGAAAAHAGSTSPTSADAMREAIFHIAALQPVEIDPEAVRPPKRRNVRISKDPQSVAARLRRERISERIRTLQRLVPGGTKMDTASMLDEAIHYVKFLKSQVQSLERAAHRAAALGAAAYPAFHAPWQYALPHGDM from the coding sequence ATGGAGTTTGACCTGCTGAATTACAGCCCGGAAGCGCAGCTTGAGCTGATGACCACGATGCTCCAGCTGGAGCAGCTAACTGCGCTCGACGGCCATCAGTTTCCGACGATGGCGCCTGTCTCGCCGCCGATATCCCCGATGCAAACCCATCATGCAGGTCACAGCTTGTCGCCTCCGCCACACAtgtcggcgacgacgacgaccaccACCACCGGGTACCCAGAGCAGTACACGCCGGCGGCGGCCGTGTACGGCGCCACCGCTACCGGCCTCGAGCACCTCCAGGACTACGTGCTGTCCCCGCCGGGCGGCGactgcggcggcgcggcggcggcgcacgcGGGGTCGACGTCGCCGACGTCGGCGGACGCGATGCGGGAGGCGATCTTCCACATCGCCGCGCTGCAGCCGGTGGAGATCGACCCGGAGGCGGTGCGTCCCCCGAAGCGGCGCAACGTGCGCATCTCCAAGGACCCGCAGAGCGTGGCGGCGCGGCTGCGGCGGGAGCGCATCAGCGAGCGCATCCGCACCCTGCAGCGCCTCGTCCCGGGCGGCACCAAGATGGACACGgcgtccatgctggacgaggccatCCACTACGTCAAGTTCCTCAAGTCCCAGGTGCAGTCCCTGGAGCGCGCCGCCCACCGCGCCGCCGCGCTCGGCGCCGCCGCCTACCCGGCCTTCCACGCGCCGTGGCAGTACGCGCTGCCCCACGGCGACATGTAA
- the LOC103632843 gene encoding uncharacterized protein — protein MASGTISGAAAKSTSRRLASSLKPPHRSIDQATSYRPHPVSPLAPCPSHAPQLPTSPAKLSAMAHYGLKSAVAGPPKAGSLAKQVRFRIPATSLSHSRSTVVRPWRSSVTANQHSSLLYEAPLDASLGKPTEDEVDGWTTVRYRRHRRVNTPAHSSLPTTRHTALRSPAREELMASLRGKCMRCLSRGHFAADCRDPLKCLKCRGSGHMARQCPQRSSSSSTPTTPPPHLDGPCFPPLVQTVMVRPGDPDARPKETFTVAASSQEMDRELDSLSTHAVVAWLGGVRPDTSLRTVTRAFCSQFGVRANDIKVAEHYPEDFFITFTHRHHRDAAVAQRDFKYGSIDFRVRQWQLPTHGDHDDFQYHVRLCLEGIPLHAWNESIAKRAVTRSCTLDYVEEQSLRKEDARTLNLWAWTVDPSNIPKVTWLTIVGRTALVHEGDAPPAARSGLTFRVIVHLDLVEDPAGRGGRAAPRAYSWRLGVVDGESGPRDRHDPTPPRYNNNNGRRDDDDDNYDNDRHGRHITRGSSWSSRLFRSLSRAPKERERERSESRREHYRDRGYGTGGRRHQADTSSIKEQQMTRGRSRERHPRRLSGRAAARSEPRRHRARRDETPTRRVPTSCNPASAKLNRKDKSPPPSPKQKSRFRPGYVYRRRRNTTSAGTVGNEAWSGALSAPLEAAATHGLIDVSRAFSRILESLPQVQGGSSSPLLHGAEDALQQAPDSGGLSSPTIVEGVAAATSTATDDSVLKTIFVPPSAAVLEAVEPTAAPAVRNNRPRSFNVSAKFTTLFKGPLPKEVIAALESLFNLNTVDAELVDEALMEAAGDGIAEIQESAAELQEEARRNACSSLLVAA, from the exons ATGGCGAGCGGAACCATCTCCGGTGCCGCCGCCAAATCCACCAGCCGCCGCTTGGCTTCCAGCCTCAAACCACCGCATAGGTCGATAGATCAGGCCACAAGCTACCGCCCGCACCCTGTCTCGCCCCTCGCCCCATGTCCCAGTCATGCTCCCCAGCTCCCCACCTCGCCGGCAAAGCTGTCAGCCATGGCGCATTACGGCCTCAAATCCGCGGTCGCGGGGCCGCCCAAGGCTGGCTCCCTCGCCAAGCAAGTTCGATTCAGAATCCCTGCCACATCCCTCAGCCACTCACGCAGCACCGTCGTGCGTCCCTGGAGATCGTCTGTCACTGCAAATCAGCATTCAAGTCTCCTGTACGAGGCGCCGCTGGATGCCAGCCTAGGTAAACCTACTGAAGACGAGGTCGATGGATGGACAACGGTCCGTTACAGGCGTCACCGGAGGGTCAACACACCTGCGCATTCAAGCCTCCCAACAACCCGGCACACTGCGCTGCGCTCCCCGGCCAGGGAGGAATTGATGGCAAGCTTGAGAGGTAAATGCATGCGCTGCTTGTCCAGAGGCCACTTTGCTGCAGATTGCAGGGATCCACTGAAATGCCTCAAGTGTCGAGGTTCAGGTCATATGGCTCGGCAGTGCCCTCAGagaagtagtagcagcagcacacCAACCACTCCACCCCCACATCTCGACGGCCCCTGCTTCCCACCTCTTGTCCAGACCGTCATGGTGAGGCCCGGCGACCCGGACGCCCGTCCGAAGGAGACGTTCACTGTGGCGGCCTCCTCCCAGGAGATGGACCGGGAGCTTGACAGTCTGAGCACCCATGCCGTGGTGGCCTGGCTCGGAGGAGTTCGGCCGGACACAAGCCTTCGCACGGTGACGAGGGCGTTCTGTTCCCAGTTCGGCGTGCGTGCAAACGACATCAAGGTGGCAGAGCATTACCCAGAGGACTTCTTCATCACCTTCACGCACCGTCACCACAGGGATGCGGCGGTGGCGCAAAGAGACTTCAAATACGGCAGCATCGACTTCCGCGTCCGACAGTGGCAGCTTCCAACACATGGTGATCACGACGACTTTCAGTACCACGTTCGCCTATGTCTAGAGGGTATTCCTCTCCACGCCTGGAATGAGAGCATCGCCAAGAGAGCAGTGACAAGAAGCTGTACCCTGGACTATGTTGAAGAGCAGTCCCTGAGGAAGGAGGACGCGCGAACGCTCAATCTCTGGGCCTGGACAGTGGATCCGTCCAACATCCCAAAGGTaacttggttgaccattgttgGGAGGACAGCACTGGTCCACGAAGGAGATGCACCACCAGCGGCCCGCAGCGGCTTGACTTTCCGCGTCATCGTGCACCTGGACTTGGTGGAGGACCCAGCAGGCAGAGGGGGTCGCGCTGCTCCCCGTGCCTACAGCTGGCGGCTCGGCGTCGTTGATGGGGAGAGCGGGCCTCGGGACCGCCACGACCCGACTCCACCACGCTACAACAACAACAACGGCCgccgagacgacgacgacgacaactaCGACAACGATCGGCATGGGCGCCACATCACCAGAGGGAGCAGCTGGAGCTCTCGACTGTTCCGGAGCCTCTCGCGTGCACCCAAggagcgggagcgggagcggTCGGAGTCGCGCCGTGAGCACTATCGCGACCGCGGCTATGGAACGGGTGGGCGTCGACACCAGGCTGACACATCAAGCATCAAGGAGCAGCAGATGACACGTGGACGGAGCCGTGAGCGTCATCCACGTCGATTATCGGGGCGTGCTGCTGCGCGCTCCGAACCACGCCGGCACCGTGCACGCCGAGATGAAACTCCAACGCGCCGGGTGCCGACAAGCTGTAACCCAGCTTCAGCAAAATTGAACAGGAAGGACAAGTCTCCACCACCATCTCCAAAACAGAAGAGCCGCTTCCGTCCAGGTTATGTGTACCGCCGGCGTCGCAACACAACCTCGGCAGGCACTGTGGGGAACGAAGCCTGGTCGGGTGCACTCTCCGCTCCCTTAGAGGCTGCTGCGACACATGGCCTAATAGACGTGTCGCGGGCTTTCAGCCGCATCCTGGAATCCTTGCCGCAGGTGCAAGGAGGGTCCAGTTCCCCCCTGTTGCACGGTGCAGAGGATGCGCTGCAACAGGCGCCGGACAGTGGGGGGCTATCCTCACCCACTATTGTAGAGGGGGTGGCAGCAGCCACATCGACAGCGACCGATGACTCCGTTCTCAAGACCATCTTCGTCCCGCCGTCTGCAGCGGTACTGGAAGCGGTGGAGCCGACCGCTGCGCCGGCTGTTCGAAACAACCGTCCACGCAGCTTCAACGTCTCTGCG AAATTCACCACTCTCTTCAAGGGGCCACTGCCAAAGGAGGTGATTGCTGCTTTAGAGTCCCTCTTCAACCTGAATACTGTTGATGCAGAGCTcgtggatgaggcactgatggaagCCGCTGGGGACGGTATTGCAGAAATCCAAGAGAGTGCGGCGGAGTTGCAGGAAGAGGCCAGGCGCAATGCCTGCTCAAGCCTGCTGGTGGCTGCTTGA